In a single window of the Papaver somniferum cultivar HN1 chromosome 8, ASM357369v1, whole genome shotgun sequence genome:
- the LOC113305562 gene encoding uncharacterized protein LOC113305562 translates to MNPLIVDLSKTPEIHPSVNLVADMDDSRYDAWKFSLIGHLDFVHLKFSDAATSLRNQWKLKDKYQLIPLGKGFFTIRLSNIEDKNYITTGTWEVHDQILRVGNWSPNFRPESQRTSKAMVWVQFPGLSLEYWDEATLFTISRAIGTPIKVDDASLQYQSGYYAKVLIEIDLSKTIPNKLWIITKFGAFSQRVILIKLPKFCTKCKIVGHLTSECRATQQQGSFVPTEREILIEQNHTSQKLQATQQANQGTSTSNSGKPPTQNNVELDKPFQDNNVEHITEVNTISPVLESINQSPGINITINPFEVLQENENDLSDSEDGEIKEVSASNVLEFATIPQKITIIPKSAQSSDEVSSSKNAKKKPPLKPAVTTRKSSKESLKHMIDKGSISPPPPPFK, encoded by the coding sequence ATGAATCCTTTAATTGTAGATCTTTCAAAAACTCCTGAGATTCATCCATCAGTTAATCTGGTAGCAGATATGGATGATtcaagatatgatgcttggaagTTTTCTTTAATTGGTCATCTAGATTTTGTCCATCTTAAATTTTCAGATGCTGCTACTAGTTTGAGAAATCAATGGAAGTTGAAGGATAAATACCAACTTATTCCATTGGGTAAAGGTTTTTTCACTATCAGATTATCAAATATTGAAGATAAGAACTATATTACTACTGGTACTTGGGAGGTTCATGATCAAATTCTTAGAGTAGGGAATTGGAGTCCAAACTTCAGACCTGAAAGTCAGAGGACATCAAAAGCCATGGTATGGGTTCAATTTCCTGGTCTCAGTCTGGAATACTGGGATGAAGCTACACTATTTACTATCAGTAGAGCTATTGGAACACCTATTAAGGTTGATGATGCTTCACTTCAATATCAAAGTGGTTATTATGCTAAagtattgattgagattgatcttTCAAAAACAATTCCTAACAAACTTTGGATCATTACTAAATTTGGTGCTTTCTCTCAAAGGGTGATACTTATAAAACTCCCAAAATTTTGTACCAAATGCAAGATAGTTGGACATTTAACATCTGAATGTAGAGCAACTCAGCAACAAGGCAGCTTTGTTCCAACGGAGAGGGAAATCTTGATTGAGCAGAATCATACTTCTCAAAAATTACAAGCTACTCAGCAAGCCAATCAAGGTACTTCTACAAGTAACTCTGGTAAGCCTCCCACTCAAAACAATGTGGAATTGGATAAGCCTTTTCAAGATAATAATGTTGAGCATATAACTGAAGTGAATACTATCAGTCCAGTTTTAGAAAGTATTAATCAGTCTCCTGGTATTAACATTACAATTAATCCTTTTGAAGTATtacaagaaaatgaaaatgatcTGTCTGACTCTGAAGATGGTGAAATCAAAGAAGTTAGTGCTTCAAATGTTCTTGAATTTGCTACTATTCCTCAAAAGATTACTATTATTCCAAAAAGTGCTCAATCATCTGATGAAGTAAGTTCTAGTAAGAATGCAAAGAAAAAGCCACCTTTAAAACCAGCAGTTACTACTAGAAAATCTAGTAAGGAGTCTCTTAAACATATGATTGATAAGGGGAGTATCTCTCCTCCACCTCCTCCTTTTAAATGA
- the LOC113305563 gene encoding uncharacterized protein LOC113305563 — translation MHHQIIHNSKDNSKGNIWLFWNCSLSTPSIIKVTSQSITVEIGEVLVTGVHASCSSINRRELWQDMCDISFMNKPWLILGDFNTLLYVDEKRGCRQPNISAMNEFQDCVDFCDLVQAPKSGLGFSWCNGRVGNKRIICNLDRALFNLKWLEKFNSWSYKVGTRGISDHGPIIGSDAIIPKALNSPFRFQKMWLNFPDFIQVIQDSWNEEIYGNPIYIFMNNLKRLKKFLKVWNWGVFGDVKETLRKAEEKVLEETLKSDNDPSNISLLNNLVTARGKCDLAAQNYNTFLREKAIINWIQDGDINSKFFHTNIKLRQAQNSISEIEDSSGNIITDHNGISNVLIDYFSTKFAHQDITVSDSFFEVVPKVINDKDNTFLENLPTEDDIKNTTFDLNPDGAPGPVRFTGSFYKFAWEVIKNDPIDAIQYCWQHSIIPSGLNSNFLTLIPKVQGAKNAKQFRPIGLSNFCFKIITKIITMRISKFLPKIVSPQQCAFIRNRNIYEQVLLASELVNELSVKRRGGNLGLKLDISQAYDTMSWDFLYKALSSFGFSGKFCDWIMVLL, via the coding sequence ATGCATCATCAAATTATTCACAACTCAAAGGATAATTCTAAAGGTAACATTTGGCTTTTCTGGAATTGTTCTTTAAGTACTCCTTCTATTATCAAAGTTACTAGTCAGAGTATTACAGTAGAAATTGGTGAAGTTCTGGTTACTGGTGTTCATGCAAGTTGCTCTTCAATTAACAGAAGAGAATTATGGCAAgatatgtgtgatattagtttcaTGAATAAACCTTGGTTAATTCTAGGGGATTTTAATACTTTACTGTATGTTGATGAAAAAAGAGGTTGTAGACAACCCAATATATCTGCAATGAATGAATTTCAAGATTGTGTGGATTTCTGTGATCTAGTTCAAGCTCCTAAAAGTGGTCTGGGATTCTCTTGGTGCAATGGTAGAGTTGGGAACAAAAGAATCATTTGTAATCTTGATAGAGCTCTTTTTAACTTAAAATGGTTAGAGAAATTTAATAGCTGGAGTTACAAGGTTGGAACAAGAGGAATCTCTGACCATGGCCCTATTATTGGTTCAGATGCTATCATCCCTAAAGCTTTAAACTCTCCTTTTAGATTTCAGAAAATGTGGCTGAATTTTCCTGATTTTATTCAAGTTATCCAAGATTCctggaatgaagaaatttatggtAATcccatttatattttcatgaataaTTTGAAAAGACTAAAGAAGTTCTTAAAAGTGTGGAATTGGGGGGTCTTTGGGGATGTTAAAGAAACTCTCAGGAAAGCTGAAGAAAAGGTGTTAGAAGAAACTTTGAAATCAGATAATGATCCTTCTAATATTAGCCTTTTGAACAATTTGGTTACTGCTAGAGGGAAATGTGATCTTGCTGCTCAAAATTATAACACTTTCCTAAGAGAGAAAGCTATAATCaactggattcaagatggtgatatTAATTCTAAATTCTTCCATACTAATATAAAGCTAAGACAAGCTCAAAATTCCATCTCTGAAATTGAAGACTCATCAGGTAACATTATCACTGATCATAATGGTATTTCAAATGTTCTCATTGATTACTTTAGCACTAAATTTGCTCATCAAGATATCACTGTAAGTGATTCCTTCTTTGAAGTTGTTCCAAAAGTTATTAATGATAAAGATAACACCTTCTTAGAAAATTTACCCACTGAAGATGACATAAAGAATACTACTTTTGATTTAAACCCAGATGGTGCTCCTGGTCCAGTTAGATTCACTGGCTCTTTTTACAAATTTGCTTGGGAGGTAATTAAAAATGATCCCATTGATGCAATCCAGTATTGTTGGCAACACAGTATCATACCTAGCGGTTTGAATTCTAATTTCCTGACTTTGATTCCTAAAGTGCAAGGTGCTAAGAATGCAAAGCAATTTAGACCTATTGGTCTTAGCAACTTCTGCTTTAAAATAATCACCAAAATTATTACCATGAGGATTAGTAAATTCCTTCCAAAGATTGTCTCCCCTCAACAATGTGCATTTATTAGAAATAGAAACATATATGAACAGGTGCTTCTTGCTTCTGAGCTTGTCAATGAATTGTCTGTTAAAAGAAGAGGTGGTAATTTGGGGCTAAAATTGGACATTTCTCAAGCTTATGACACTATGAGTTGGGATTTTCTTTATAAAGCTTTATCCAGTTTTGGATTCTCTGGCAAATTCTGTGATTGGATTATGGTGCTGCTCTAG